Proteins encoded in a region of the Mucispirillum schaedleri ASF457 genome:
- a CDS encoding SurA N-terminal domain-containing protein, whose protein sequence is MNFTKMQILNILLILILMMLPYQLKAEVIGKIEAHVGNKIITSYDIEGLDPATYKKLLSIPDEETRNIQLEQYKSQVLNFLIEAVIMETAAEREGIKVTDAEIDRAVSEIAANNKVSLEQFEKMIADEGLSLTQYRYQIKGQIIQARIRSQIFMPQVVITEEDIYNMVDEKGDEYSLKDKYKTKLITVQSKPEINKIIKNIKQGADFSDEAVKNSLDVSAADGGNIGWVDVTYVPIEMEKALEKAQKGGLTEPFKYNNLWAVCYVDDFMSKYTMDNETESKIREAIGEALFAKSVTEWLQKHKETIIVLKASDRFKVK, encoded by the coding sequence ATGAACTTTACAAAAATGCAGATATTAAATATCTTACTGATATTAATCTTAATGATGCTTCCTTATCAGTTAAAAGCGGAAGTAATAGGTAAGATAGAAGCCCATGTCGGCAATAAAATAATAACTTCTTACGATATTGAGGGGCTTGACCCAGCCACATATAAAAAGCTTCTTTCTATACCTGATGAAGAAACAAGAAACATACAGCTTGAACAGTATAAATCTCAGGTGCTTAATTTTCTTATAGAAGCAGTTATTATGGAGACAGCTGCAGAAAGGGAAGGCATAAAAGTAACAGATGCAGAGATTGACAGGGCTGTCAGTGAGATTGCTGCAAATAATAAAGTAAGTTTAGAGCAGTTTGAAAAAATGATAGCTGATGAAGGGTTGAGTTTAACTCAATACCGCTATCAGATTAAGGGACAGATAATTCAAGCAAGAATACGCAGTCAGATATTTATGCCGCAGGTAGTTATTACAGAAGAAGATATATATAATATGGTAGATGAAAAGGGAGATGAATACAGTCTTAAAGATAAGTATAAAACAAAGTTAATAACTGTTCAGTCAAAGCCTGAAATAAATAAAATTATAAAGAATATAAAACAGGGTGCAGATTTTAGTGATGAGGCAGTTAAAAACTCTCTTGATGTAAGTGCTGCAGATGGTGGAAATATTGGCTGGGTAGATGTAACCTATGTGCCTATTGAAATGGAGAAAGCACTGGAAAAAGCACAAAAAGGCGGCTTAACTGAGCCATTTAAATACAATAATTTATGGGCAGTGTGCTATGTTGATGATTTTATGAGTAAATATACAATGGATAATGAAACAGAGAGCAAAATAAGGGAAGCCATAGGGGAAGCTCTTTTTGCAAAATCTGTTACAGAATGGCTGCAAAAGCATAAAGAAACCATTATTGTATTAAAAGCATCTGACAGATTTAAGGTAAAATAA
- a CDS encoding peptidylprolyl isomerase, translating to MKKFSILAILLLFFTTGCSFFEKEKNAENIDAKKDNRTAYVVINGKTLYTDDFFKFAGVVLKEMNESDFKNQEVKNYLVKNFIEHNLLLQEAQRRNIKVDEKKISAVTESFLSEAGTQDLKVYSGSYDTDAKALSEILREKFMVETLISDMINSNIDIKEDEIKKEYIDNYSQKEPSKKAHIFQIFTTDKQVAEKAMAELTRGLAFNEVAVRYSEGPEKEDGGDLGFIIDTDYPEIFGEAFKLKPGKISDIVKSEYGYHIFLVKEYSRSKKIDYDDVKTQIHFSLYNKEQDKKIEELINELYKNADIKYLTDINLNDASLSVKSGSNR from the coding sequence ATGAAAAAGTTTAGTATTTTGGCAATATTATTACTGTTTTTTACAACAGGGTGCAGTTTTTTTGAAAAGGAAAAAAATGCAGAAAATATTGATGCCAAAAAAGATAACAGAACTGCTTATGTAGTTATAAATGGTAAGACATTATATACGGATGATTTTTTCAAATTTGCAGGTGTTGTGCTAAAAGAAATGAATGAAAGTGATTTCAAAAATCAGGAAGTAAAAAATTATCTTGTTAAAAATTTTATAGAGCATAATTTACTTCTTCAAGAAGCACAGCGTCGTAATATTAAAGTAGATGAAAAGAAGATAAGTGCAGTTACAGAAAGTTTTTTGTCAGAGGCAGGCACTCAGGATTTAAAAGTATATTCAGGCTCTTATGATACTGATGCGAAAGCCTTGTCAGAAATATTAAGAGAAAAATTTATGGTAGAAACACTTATTTCTGATATGATAAACAGCAATATAGATATAAAAGAAGATGAAATAAAAAAGGAATATATAGATAATTACAGCCAAAAAGAGCCGTCTAAAAAAGCACATATTTTTCAAATTTTTACAACTGATAAACAAGTGGCAGAAAAAGCAATGGCAGAGTTAACAAGAGGGCTTGCTTTTAATGAAGTAGCAGTTCGCTATTCTGAAGGTCCAGAGAAAGAAGACGGTGGCGATTTAGGTTTTATTATAGATACAGATTATCCAGAAATCTTTGGTGAAGCCTTTAAATTAAAGCCCGGCAAAATAAGTGATATAGTAAAAAGTGAGTATGGTTATCATATATTTTTAGTAAAAGAATACAGCAGGTCTAAAAAAATAGATTATGATGATGTAAAAACACAAATACATTTTTCTCTTTATAATAAAGAGCAGGATAAAAAAATAGAGGAATTAATTAATGAACTTTACAAAAATGCAGATATTAAATATCTTACTGATATTAATCTTAATGATGCTTCCTTATCAGTTAAAAGCGGAAGTAATAGGTAA
- a CDS encoding cupin domain-containing protein, translated as MITKFELINPMETIAPRNGKGVSYNFPYEILKGLSGTVKAFNHMRLDENSAIGYHQHIDDLEIYIITEGTGIYNDNGKEVEVTVNDVMLCNKGEYHGIASKNGKLDFIAVIIG; from the coding sequence ATGATTACTAAATTTGAACTTATTAACCCAATGGAGACTATTGCTCCAAGAAATGGAAAAGGCGTATCTTATAACTTTCCTTATGAAATTTTAAAAGGATTAAGTGGCACAGTAAAGGCTTTTAATCACATGAGATTAGATGAAAATTCTGCAATAGGTTATCATCAGCATATAGATGATTTAGAAATATATATAATTACGGAAGGAACTGGCATATATAATGATAATGGTAAAGAAGTGGAAGTTACTGTAAATGATGTTATGCTTTGCAATAAAGGGGAATATCATGGTATCGCTTCAAAAAATGGTAAACTGGACTTTATTGCAGTAATTATTGGTTAA
- a CDS encoding RNA-binding S4 domain-containing protein, with the protein MRLDKFLKTAQLIKRRTVANEAADEGFIKVNGRDSKPALQLKSGDIIEIDMWNYYKKIEVIMVPEKNTIPKKDIDKYIRVLEYKAKDIEF; encoded by the coding sequence ATGAGACTTGATAAATTTTTAAAAACAGCTCAGCTTATAAAGCGGAGAACAGTTGCAAACGAAGCAGCTGATGAAGGGTTTATAAAAGTAAATGGCAGAGATTCTAAACCTGCATTACAGCTAAAATCTGGAGATATTATTGAGATAGATATGTGGAATTATTATAAAAAAATAGAAGTCATAATGGTGCCTGAAAAAAATACTATTCCTAAAAAAGATATAGATAAGTATATAAGAGTGCTGGAATATAAGGCAAAAGATATTGAGTTTTAA
- the ndk gene encoding nucleoside-diphosphate kinase, which translates to MLEKTFAIIKPDAVAAKNAGKIIDRIEAEGFTIKAMKKIHMTKAIAERFYFVHRERPFYNDLTNFMSSGPCIVMCLEKEDAIKGWRALMGATNPDAAEADTLRKLYGKNIDNNAVHGSDAPETAAEEVAFFFTGIELM; encoded by the coding sequence ATGCTTGAAAAAACATTTGCAATTATTAAACCAGACGCAGTAGCTGCAAAAAATGCAGGTAAAATTATTGATAGAATAGAAGCAGAAGGTTTTACTATTAAAGCTATGAAAAAAATACACATGACAAAAGCAATAGCTGAAAGGTTTTATTTTGTTCACAGAGAGCGTCCATTTTATAATGACTTAACTAATTTTATGAGCTCAGGTCCATGTATAGTTATGTGTTTAGAAAAAGAAGATGCAATTAAAGGCTGGAGAGCTTTAATGGGAGCAACTAATCCAGATGCAGCAGAAGCTGATACTCTCCGTAAATTATACGGTAAAAATATTGATAATAATGCAGTTCATGGCTCAGACGCACCAGAAACAGCAGCAGAAGAAGTTGCATTCTTCTTCACTGGTATTGAATTAATGTAA